In Halomicrobium zhouii, the sequence AACTACGTCTTCGCCCAGCCAGCCGAGATGGGGGCGCTGCCGATGCTGTTCGCCGCAACGTCCGAGGAGGTCATCGGTGGCGAGTACGTCGGTCCGGTCGGCCTGTTCGACATGCGCGGCCACCCCGGCTTCCAGCGCTCGAGCGAGGAGTCCTACGACCAGGCCGTCGCCGAACGGCTCTGGGACGTCTCGGAAGATCTGACCGGCGTCGCGTACGACTTCGGGTGACCGTCTGGCCGACGAACGGGCAGGCCCCTCAGTACTCCGGCGGGACGTAGAGGTTCAGCGACTCGAACGGTTCGTCGCCGTCGGTCGCCAGTTCGTGGGTCTCGCCGGCCTCGATGACGACGAGGTCGCCAGCGGTGATCGAGACGGGTTCCCCGTCGACAGTCGCCGTGGCCGCCCCGGAGACCGCGTAGAGCCACTGGTCGCTCTCCCGGTGGTAGTTGTCGGGCCCGCCAGTCGACTGACCGGGATCGAGCGTCATCACGGCCGCCTGGGCGTCGCTGGTCGTCAGCAGCACGTCGAACCAGTCGTCGGATTCGAGGGTCGTTCGTTTCACGCTGGTCGGTTCGTGCCGCGTTGGGCAATGAATTTCGGGTCCCAGGTCCGACGGCCCGTCGGTGCCACCCGGCGACCGGACCAGTCCCGAATAATTGACGTACCCCGGCGGCGCAGTCACCGCCGATGAACGAACGCGGGCACGTCGAAAACGCCGTCCTGTTGAGCGTCGGCATCGCGGTCATCCTCGAAGGTGAACTGGCGATCCCGACTGTCGAGGCGCTCCTCGCCGTCGGCGTCCCGGTCACGCTCGGTGCACTCTTTCCCGACATCGACACCAGCTTCGGGACCCACCGCAAGACCTTCCACAACCTCGCGACCCTCGGGGCGTTCGTCGCTTTCCCCGTCTTCTTCGGTAACCTCCACTACGTCTGGATCGGTGTCGCGACCCACTACGTGCTGGACATGCTGGGCAACATCCGCGGGATGGCCCTGTTCTACCCCTACCCCGAGGAGTACGACATCCCGGTGGGCGTGGCCGTCTCCAGCAAGTGGTCGGACGCGGTCACCCTCGCGGTCACGGCGTTCGAACTGGCCGTCATCGCGGCCGTCGTCCACTACGACCTCCACCAGCCAGTGCTGGAGGCGGTGGCGCCGTACGTCTGAGGCGCGGAGCGCCGGCACTGCTCTGGGCCGGCCGTCACTGGTCGACGCTGACCGACGCCGGCCGCCGCTGGCCGACGCCGGCCGGCGCTGGTCGACGTCGGGTCGGCGGAAAAGGGACGTCCGGTCGACAGTGACCGGACTGGATCACGGCAGGTCGGCGGGTCGGTGACGGCTCAGAAGTCGCCGTTGACGACGTCCGAAACGCGCTGGCGGTCGAACAGTTCTCCGTCGTGGTCGTACAGGGTCGCGGCGAGGCGCTCGGTGACCACGAGGTTGGTGATCGGCCCCTGGTACAGCGGCCCGGCCTGGTAGACGTCGCCGTTCTGGACGGCGGTGAGGTCGCCGGCGACGTCGTGGTCCTGCATGTACGAGACGACGGTGTCACGGAACTCGTCGGCGGTCTTCGTCTCCTGGCCACGGAGGAGGAGGGCTGGCGGGTCGACCTCCAGTAGCGTCTCGTAGTCGATGGCGCCCCGGCTGGTGTGGAAGTCCTTGACGTCCGTCTCCGCGAGGGCGTCTTTCACGCCGAGGTCGCGGAGGTGTTTGAAGCTCGTCCCCGGACCGATCGTGTAGGGGTAGAACGTCTCGGGCTGGTCGCCGGCGCCCCAGACGACCGCCGCCGACGGTCGCTCGCTGCGTGTGGGCACGACCGGCGCGAGCGCGTTCTGGAACTCCTCGTGGACCGACTCGAACGCCTCGTAGCGGTCGGTCTCCTGGAACACCGCTGCGAGTTTCTCGAAGGCCTCCATGAGGGAGTAATAGCGGTACTCGCTGTGCCAGGTGTACCCCGTCGAGAAGATGCTGTTGCCGAAGAACGGGCCGATCTGTTCGCTCACCTCGTCGACGTCGGTCTGATCCCAGCCGTCGAAGCGGTTCTGCAGGAAGTTGGGGTCGATTATGTGAACGTCGCCGTCGAGTTCGTAGAACTGCTCCTTGCCCACGCTGCCCTGCTGGGAGAGCGTCGCCATGTTGCTCTTGTCGACGCTGACGTCCGGAATCTCGTCGTAGTAGTGGGTGTGGTACCGACTCGGCAGCCAGAGGCCTTTCGGGGGCTCCTGTCCGAGTGCGATGCCCATGTCCGCCCAGCTTCCGTTGTTAGCGACCCACGTCTCGGGCACCGACTCGAAGGTCACCTCGCCCATCGGCTCGATGGCGACCGAGTAGCTCGACTCCGCCGCCGTCGTGGTCTCCGACGGCGTGCCCGAGTCGGTCCCGGACGTGCCGTCCGTCTCGTTCTCCGCGTTCATCTCGGTCTCTCCATCCGTCGACCGGGCGCCGCTCTCGTCCTGGCTACAGCCCGCGAGTCCGCCGACGGCTGCCAGGGCGGCGCTGGTCCGGAGTACGTTCCGTCTAGTCCGTCGCGTGTCGTCGCTCATCACAATTTAGGTTCGCCTAAAATTGTAAAACAGTGTCGATCCGGACCACGTCGACGCGCCGTCCTCCGGAGACGAGGTCCGCCACCCGCCACCCGCCGCCAGCATCCGCCGCTCGTCGTCAGT encodes:
- a CDS encoding cupin domain-containing protein, encoding MKRTTLESDDWFDVLLTTSDAQAAVMTLDPGQSTGGPDNYHRESDQWLYAVSGAATATVDGEPVSITAGDLVVIEAGETHELATDGDEPFESLNLYVPPEY
- a CDS encoding metal-dependent hydrolase, which encodes MNERGHVENAVLLSVGIAVILEGELAIPTVEALLAVGVPVTLGALFPDIDTSFGTHRKTFHNLATLGAFVAFPVFFGNLHYVWIGVATHYVLDMLGNIRGMALFYPYPEEYDIPVGVAVSSKWSDAVTLAVTAFELAVIAAVVHYDLHQPVLEAVAPYV
- a CDS encoding ABC transporter substrate-binding protein; translation: MSDDTRRTRRNVLRTSAALAAVGGLAGCSQDESGARSTDGETEMNAENETDGTSGTDSGTPSETTTAAESSYSVAIEPMGEVTFESVPETWVANNGSWADMGIALGQEPPKGLWLPSRYHTHYYDEIPDVSVDKSNMATLSQQGSVGKEQFYELDGDVHIIDPNFLQNRFDGWDQTDVDEVSEQIGPFFGNSIFSTGYTWHSEYRYYSLMEAFEKLAAVFQETDRYEAFESVHEEFQNALAPVVPTRSERPSAAVVWGAGDQPETFYPYTIGPGTSFKHLRDLGVKDALAETDVKDFHTSRGAIDYETLLEVDPPALLLRGQETKTADEFRDTVVSYMQDHDVAGDLTAVQNGDVYQAGPLYQGPITNLVVTERLAATLYDHDGELFDRQRVSDVVNGDF